Below is a window of Oxobacter pfennigii DNA.
TGCAAGTATCTAAGATACATATTCTTCCTCCTTCTTCCTATTCTATAAACCAATCATCAAATGATGGTATTTTATGATAGAACATCGAATGACCCGTAGAATAACGATACTGTGAGTTCAGCCACTCCCAACTGAGTGCACTTCCTCTATCTGGGAAAAACATTATAATCCTAGAAGCATATGTGTTAGGGCCGTCCCAATTATTAAAAAGCCTCACCTAGTTCTCTGCTCTATACGACTTTCCATCTAATCTTATTTTTCCGCCACTAATTCCAACCTTCACCACATCTCTGTCACTTATCCTATAAATTTCATAGCCATGCTGTGGTTTTGTGCTTTTTTTACTATTACCATGAGTTTGTGCAGTAGTTATGCTTGACTTTTGTGTGCTAGTCATTGTATTGCTTCTAGCTATGTTTTGAGATGAAATTGTAGAAGAACTTACTGTATCTACAACTGCATCTACAAATGAACCTACTAACGGATAAATTAATTTTTGAGTAGCTACAACTGCAGGCACGAATAATAAAGACACAATGATAAATACTACCTTTTCAAATAAGTCCATTATGCTTGGTATTCGCCTATTACCACTAGGATCGCTAAAATTAACAGGATTATTCATACTATAAGCGAAGGCATTATGCGATAGTAACGTGCCCACTTCTCCACCTATTGCATCCGCATTAATAAACCTGCACCACTCCGGGTTATAATACCTTGACTGCAAATAATATAACCCGGTCTCGGCATCATACCTGTACCCGCGATACCTGTAAGGGTTCTTTGCACCAACAGTATCTGCAAGAGGTCCGGTTGGCTCGGAGGCTTTCCCCCAGGTATCGTAATCGTACCATACTACCTGGGTTCCTGTATCATCCAACAAGCCGGTTATATTTCCAACAGCATCCCTTATATAAAAATATTCTACACCATTTAAATTCATGGATGCAAGTTTACCTGCGCTGTCGTAGGTATAGTATATGGTATCTATTTTCCCATCTGCATCTGTCTTTATTTCATAAGTTACCTTATCTCCTACAAGATGATATTTAGTCGTTGACTCAACAGTCGGTGTGGTTGTTCCCTGATATACAGTCTTTTGTGTCCTTATTCCGGCATCGTTATATTTAAACTCTATTGTCTTACCGTTTCCCGAAATAGACTTAAGCTGCCTTCCTCCTTCCCAGGTGT
It encodes the following:
- a CDS encoding RHS repeat-associated core domain-containing protein, with protein sequence MRTSYITDFQDFTGGVTLVGSTISGTGQANGAMQHFMYSGQELSDAEIGNIYASGRGNDINNIYDSLGRLKSRTLTMGANKHVTRYGYEEVQGTPGATTTRLKSIDINNTVTNYTYDKNGNIERVTIPGGSYIEYFYDELNQLIRENNQITNVTTVYTYDAGGNILTRKEYSFTTGPVGTVTKEYIYTYDDPVWKDKLKFFTTKINNVTTDKSISYDDVGNITAYDGYTYTWEGGRQLKSISGNGKTIEFKYNDAGIRTQKTVYQGTTTPTVESTTKYHLVGDKVTYEIKTDADGKIDTIYYTYDSAGKLASMNLNGVEYFYIRDAVGNITGLLDDTGTQVVWYDYDTWGKASEPTGPLADTVGAKNPYRYRGYRYDAETGLYYLQSRYYNPEWCRFINADAIGGEVGTLLSHNAFAYSMNNPVNFSDPSGNRRIPSIMDLFEKVVFIIVSLLFVPAVVATQKLIYPLVGSFVDAVVDTVSSSTISSQNIARSNTMTSTQKSSITTAQTHGNSKKSTKPQHGYEIYRISDRDVVKVGISGGKIRLDGKSYRAEN